A single Corynebacterium stationis DNA region contains:
- a CDS encoding vWA domain-containing protein, translating to MSHPIDPRGHRRSRYGRYTGGPDPLAPPVDLSDALNEIAEDIMAGYSPEQALREYLRRGARGQDGFDELAWQAAQRRKELLERNNLGGTLQEVKALLDDALRLERAQLARDIDLDDTDRAFRELQLENLPESTPAAVSELNTYDWQSQDAREKFEHIRDLLGREMLDQQFSGMKQALEGATEEDKQAIAAMLRDLNELLSKHRAGTDTPADFADFMAKHGEHFPENPRDINELIDILAQRSAAAQRMLNSMSPEQREELMQLSAQAFGSPELQGLLGDLAGNLQGLRPELDWSGSEDFSGEEGMGLGDGTGAMQDLAELDRLAEQLRHDHTDLDLDALRRQLGDDAAVSADLLNKIDQAMRNSGLLRRSADGSLKLSPQAMRRLGKSLLDDATAHLSPRSGSRDSRLSGLSVEQTGSTRPYEYGDTQPWDVTRTLTNAIQRTAGTGDPLKLTAEDIEVVETEQRTQNAVALLVDTSYSMAAEGRWVPMKQTALALHHLISTRFRGDELALITFGRHAMSTDIEELTALPPVQEQGTNLHHGLLLAERFFARHPSMQPTLLIVTDGEPTAYLQPDGHAWFNWPTDQYTMYSTITQLDKVTKRGTRTTFFRLGSNPGLENFLNQLADRVDGRVVAPDLDGLGAAVVDEYLNYRF from the coding sequence CGCGGTCAAGATGGGTTCGACGAGCTCGCGTGGCAGGCCGCGCAGCGCCGCAAGGAGCTATTAGAGCGCAATAACCTCGGTGGCACTTTGCAGGAGGTTAAAGCATTGCTTGACGATGCCCTCCGTTTAGAGCGCGCTCAACTTGCCCGCGATATCGACTTGGATGATACTGACCGTGCTTTTCGGGAATTGCAGCTGGAGAATCTCCCGGAATCCACCCCGGCGGCAGTATCTGAGCTCAATACTTATGACTGGCAGTCCCAGGATGCGCGCGAGAAATTCGAGCACATCCGCGATTTACTCGGCCGCGAGATGTTAGACCAACAATTCTCCGGCATGAAGCAGGCTCTTGAAGGTGCTACCGAAGAAGATAAACAAGCCATCGCGGCGATGTTACGTGACCTTAATGAGCTTTTAAGCAAGCACCGCGCGGGCACCGATACGCCAGCGGATTTCGCGGATTTCATGGCCAAGCACGGTGAGCATTTTCCGGAGAACCCGCGCGATATTAATGAGTTAATTGATATTTTGGCGCAGCGTTCCGCGGCAGCGCAGCGCATGCTCAATTCCATGTCGCCCGAGCAGCGCGAGGAGTTGATGCAATTATCCGCGCAGGCTTTTGGCTCCCCAGAGCTGCAAGGTTTGCTGGGAGATCTCGCCGGCAATCTGCAAGGGCTGCGGCCAGAGTTGGATTGGTCCGGTTCGGAAGATTTCTCAGGCGAGGAAGGTATGGGCTTAGGCGATGGCACAGGTGCTATGCAGGACTTGGCGGAGCTCGACCGCCTGGCTGAGCAGCTGCGTCATGACCACACCGACTTAGACTTGGACGCCCTGCGCCGCCAGCTCGGTGATGATGCCGCGGTTTCAGCAGATTTGCTCAATAAGATCGACCAGGCGATGCGCAACAGTGGGCTCCTGCGCCGCTCGGCCGATGGGTCTTTGAAGCTCAGCCCGCAGGCCATGCGGCGTTTAGGCAAAAGCTTGCTTGACGATGCCACCGCGCATCTCTCCCCTCGATCTGGGTCTCGGGATTCTCGGCTTAGCGGACTTAGCGTTGAGCAGACCGGATCAACTCGTCCTTATGAATACGGTGATACCCAGCCGTGGGATGTCACCCGCACACTTACCAATGCGATCCAAAGAACCGCCGGCACCGGTGATCCACTCAAACTCACGGCTGAAGATATTGAAGTAGTCGAAACCGAACAGCGCACCCAAAACGCTGTGGCGTTATTAGTTGATACCAGCTATTCGATGGCTGCCGAAGGACGCTGGGTCCCGATGAAACAAACAGCACTAGCGCTGCATCACCTCATCAGCACGCGCTTTCGCGGTGATGAACTAGCGTTAATTACTTTTGGCCGCCACGCCATGAGCACCGATATCGAAGAGCTGACTGCACTCCCGCCGGTGCAAGAACAAGGTACTAACCTGCATCACGGCCTATTGCTAGCTGAACGCTTCTTTGCTCGGCACCCGTCTATGCAGCCAACGCTGCTCATCGTCACTGATGGTGAACCCACTGCCTACCTGCAACCCGATGGACATGCCTGGTTTAACTGGCCAACGGATCAGTACACCATGTATTCCACCATTACGCAGCTCGACAAAGTCACCAAACGCGGCACCCGCACGACATTCTTCCGTTTAGGCTCCAACCCAGGGCTGGAGAATTTCCTCAACCAGCTCGCAGATCGCGTCGACGGACGCGTCGTCGCACCCGACTTGGATGGGCTAGGCGCTGCAGTCGTCGATGAATACCTGAACTACCGGTTCTAA
- a CDS encoding VOC family protein, whose protein sequence is MSRPVHFEIEVSNVPQASEFYTAAFGWIYEDYSEYAQRPYYGVITGPEDTPGINGAIMQRDDGATPAGTAPASAPNAAVLTMGVENFDATAQKILAAGGTVVKEKYALPGMAWQGYFLDLDGNVFGIHEPDENAS, encoded by the coding sequence ATGTCTCGTCCAGTTCATTTTGAAATCGAAGTTTCCAACGTCCCACAAGCCAGCGAGTTCTACACCGCAGCATTCGGCTGGATCTATGAGGATTATTCTGAGTACGCCCAACGCCCCTACTACGGCGTAATCACTGGTCCTGAAGATACCCCTGGCATCAATGGTGCCATCATGCAGCGCGACGACGGCGCTACCCCAGCCGGCACTGCACCGGCATCTGCGCCTAATGCAGCGGTGTTGACCATGGGCGTTGAGAACTTCGACGCCACTGCCCAAAAGATTCTTGCCGCTGGCGGCACCGTGGTCAAAGAAAAATATGCCCTTCCAGGTATGGCCTGGCAGGGCTATTTTTTGGATCTTGACGGAAATGTCTTTGGCATTCACGAACCTGACGAGAACGCCAGCTAA
- a CDS encoding MerR family transcriptional regulator, whose translation MAKLPLTTIREVLNIVDSGGNAPDAMRRTQESLVAEIPDEQDEPKGWDAAQELLDAEIAKRGWRIHKDSGAYRMALRALAEIAQENLSPPSNHLAGYMDAADKVGMTDISTLQMATSSSDVVRRMALGTTLRGPLLDALVFLAQQPHDSKVQGN comes from the coding sequence ATGGCCAAGCTGCCTCTGACTACTATTCGCGAGGTGCTCAATATTGTTGATAGTGGCGGCAATGCTCCAGACGCCATGCGGCGCACCCAGGAATCTTTGGTAGCGGAAATCCCAGATGAGCAGGATGAGCCGAAGGGATGGGATGCGGCGCAGGAGCTTCTCGATGCAGAAATCGCCAAACGTGGATGGCGCATTCACAAAGATTCTGGCGCTTATCGCATGGCGCTTCGTGCTTTGGCGGAAATCGCGCAAGAAAACTTAAGCCCTCCCAGCAACCACCTTGCGGGCTATATGGATGCCGCGGATAAAGTTGGGATGACAGATATTTCAACGCTGCAGATGGCGACTTCAAGTTCTGATGTGGTTCGCCGCATGGCATTAGGGACTACCTTGCGCGGCCCGCTTCTTGATGCCTTGGTCTTTCTTGCCCAACAGCCCCACGACAGTAAGGTACAAGGCAACTAG
- a CDS encoding MerR family transcriptional regulator, translating into MELHNGKVRMAELSRITGVSVPTIKYYVREGLLAPGEAISKNQALYGQAASDYYSRGAQYC; encoded by the coding sequence ATGGAACTGCATAATGGCAAAGTTCGGATGGCTGAGCTATCGCGGATAACGGGAGTTAGCGTGCCCACCATTAAGTATTATGTGCGCGAAGGCCTGCTGGCACCTGGTGAAGCAATTAGCAAGAATCAGGCGCTCTATGGCCAAGCTGCCTCTGACTACTATTCGCGAGGTGCTCAATATTGTTGA